A stretch of Planococcus citri chromosome 5, ihPlaCitr1.1, whole genome shotgun sequence DNA encodes these proteins:
- the LOC135849189 gene encoding uncharacterized protein LOC135849189 isoform X2, translating to MLSGWVQGATTATTEAKDSSTPAQGGLLNSIMSMGGLKEKFQNFLLSHMPQLSDEMSVQFLEVLKILLGSAPIPGASLFITPVIDGMIRKYHKEPSKTIALNPDTTDALIFKLMTHKMEDGNLQEFLQIGGDSGLMRQIEGHFMKSLQQVIDHSSANFMEEVKKKAAMKSTVEVGSAKN from the exons ATGCTGTCTGGATGGGTTCAAGGTGCCACTACTGCCACTACTGAAGCTAAAGATTCG AGTACCCCTGCCCAAGGCGGACTACTCAACTCTATTATGTCAATGGGTGGATTgaaggaaaaattccaaaacttccTACTCTCTCATATGCCGCAGCTATCCGACGAAATGAGCGTACAATTTTTAGAAGTGCTCAAAATACTGTTAGGAAGCGCCCCTATACCCGGAGCTAGTTTATTTATAACTCCCGTTATCGACGGTATGATCAGAAAGTACCATAAAGAGCCCAGCAAAACGATCGCTTTGAATCCAGATACCACGGACGCTTTGATATTCAAATTAATGACGCATAAAATGGAAGATGGCAATTTacaagaatttttacaaattggaGGCGATAGCGGTTTGATGAGGCAGATCGAGGGGCATTTTATGAAATCCTTGCAGCAGGTTATCGATCATTCTAGCGCCAATTTCATGGAGGAGGTTAAGAAAAAGGCGGCGATGAAATCTACCGTTGAAGTTGGGTCTGCGAAGAATTAA
- the LOC135849190 gene encoding uncharacterized protein LOC135849190: MASYTQMRKDNVNSSGKVRPTEMISLKTTYSYDSDDEINLNDNDESEEHWRKIRHERETFLSQQEKKKSKLNDTGTESVESTFSSTKIIDESIVMKVVQCTQSFSSGDCEHLER; the protein is encoded by the exons ATGGCGAGCTACACTCAGATGCGAAAAGACAACGTAAATTCCAGTGGAAAAGTTAGACCA ACGGAGATGATTTCTTTAAAAACTACATATAGTTACGATTCGGACGACGAGATTAATTTAAACGACAACGACGAAAGTGAAGAGCACTGGAGAAAAATACGCCACGAACGTGAAACGTTTCTATCGCAACaggag aaaaaaaaatcgaaactcaACGATACAGGCACCGAAAGCGTCGAAAGTACTTTCTCGAGCACGAAAATCATCGACGAAAGTATAGTTATGAAAGTCGTCCAATGTACTCAGTCGTTTTCGTCGGGTGACTGCGAACACCTCGAAAGATAA
- the LOC135849189 gene encoding uncharacterized protein LOC135849189 isoform X1 — protein sequence MKFSSTLFFIFFVILRDVQCPLPSSLSSLTSNINVPSMLSGWVQGATTATTEAKDSSTPAQGGLLNSIMSMGGLKEKFQNFLLSHMPQLSDEMSVQFLEVLKILLGSAPIPGASLFITPVIDGMIRKYHKEPSKTIALNPDTTDALIFKLMTHKMEDGNLQEFLQIGGDSGLMRQIEGHFMKSLQQVIDHSSANFMEEVKKKAAMKSTVEVGSAKN from the exons ATGAAATTTTCTTCGacgttatttttcatattttttgtaattttaaga GATGTCCAATGCCCTCTCCCATCTTCATTATCATCCCTGACGAGCAACATAAACGTGCCATCAATGCTGTCTGGATGGGTTCAAGGTGCCACTACTGCCACTACTGAAGCTAAAGATTCG AGTACCCCTGCCCAAGGCGGACTACTCAACTCTATTATGTCAATGGGTGGATTgaaggaaaaattccaaaacttccTACTCTCTCATATGCCGCAGCTATCCGACGAAATGAGCGTACAATTTTTAGAAGTGCTCAAAATACTGTTAGGAAGCGCCCCTATACCCGGAGCTAGTTTATTTATAACTCCCGTTATCGACGGTATGATCAGAAAGTACCATAAAGAGCCCAGCAAAACGATCGCTTTGAATCCAGATACCACGGACGCTTTGATATTCAAATTAATGACGCATAAAATGGAAGATGGCAATTTacaagaatttttacaaattggaGGCGATAGCGGTTTGATGAGGCAGATCGAGGGGCATTTTATGAAATCCTTGCAGCAGGTTATCGATCATTCTAGCGCCAATTTCATGGAGGAGGTTAAGAAAAAGGCGGCGATGAAATCTACCGTTGAAGTTGGGTCTGCGAAGAATTAA